The Corynebacterium marinum DSM 44953 genome contains the following window.
CACCCACTTCGGTGGCATCTCCCCGCTGAAGAAGGTGATGAACTTCGCCGAGATGTACGGCATCAAGTCCGGCTTCCACGGCCCCACCGACGTCTCCCCCGTCGGCTTCGCCGCGCAGCTGCACCTGGGCCTGTCCATCCACAACTACGGGCTCCAGGAGTACATGCCGCACTCGGACCTGACCAAGCAGGTCTTCCACGAGTCCCTCAGCTTCGAGGACGGCTACCTCCACCCGGGCGACGCCCCGGGCCTGGGCGTCGAGTTCGATCCCGAGGCGGCCGAGAAGTTCCCCTACGCGCAGGCCTACCTCCCCTACAACCGTCTCGCCGACGGCACCGTCCACAACTGGTGAGCCGCATGACCCATCACATCGTGGTCATGGGGGTCTCCGGCTCCGGCAAGACGACCATCGGCAACCTCATCTCGGAGAAGCTGGATCTGCCCTACCGGGACGGCGATGACCTGCACCCGCAGGCCAACATCGACAAGATGGCTGCCGGAACGCCGCTCACCGACGAGGACCGCTGGCCCTGGCTCGAACTCGTCGGGCAATGGCTCACCGACCACCCCGACGGCGGCGTCATCGGCTGTTCCTCCCTGAAGCGCTCCTACCGCGAGCTCATCCGGGAGGCTGCACCCGAGGTGAAGTTCGTTCACGTGCACGGCACCCGTGACGTGCTGGACAAGCGCATGTCGCGCCGTCCGGGCCACTTCATGCCGACCTCGCTGCTCGACTCGCAGCTGGAGACCCTGGAGGAGCTGGGCTCCGATGAGCCCGGCCGGGTCTTCGACATCGCCGACCCGGCCGACGTGCTGGCCGAGAAGGTCGTGGACTGGCTGAACTAGGAACCTGGCCCCGCGGCGTCGACAGCTTGTCGACGCCGCGGTTGTCGTTAGGCTGGATTCCATGAACAGTCCCAAAACCGCACTCGTCATCGTCGACGTCCAGAACGACTTCTGCCCCGGCGGGACACTCGCCACCGGACGCGGCGACGATGTCGCCCGGAAGATCGGCGGACACCAGTCCGCCCGCGGCGCCGACTACGCCCACATCGTGGCCACCCAGGACTGGCACATCGACCCGGGTGCCCACTTCTCCGACCACCCCGACTTCGTCGACTCCTGGCCCGTGCACTGCGTCGCCGGGTCCGAGGGCGCCGCCATGCACGAGGACGTGGACACCGGCACCATCGAGGCCTACTTCCGAAAGGGCGAGTACACCGCCGCCTACTCCGGATTCGAAGGTGCGGCGGACGGCGTGGCCCTGGCCGACTGGTTGAAGGAGCGCGGCGTCGAGAAGCTCGACGTCGTCGGCATCGCCACCGACCACTGCGTCCGCGCCACCGCCCTCGACGCCCTCGACGCCGGTTTCGAGGTCCGCGTGCTCACCGACCTGTGCGCCCCCGTCGACGAGGCCCGCGGCGAGGCCGCGCTGCAGGAGCTGGTGAAGGCGGGCGCCCAGCTGAGCTGATGGGCCGCGCGGCCGCGCACCCGGCTGGATATGGTGGGGTCATGCCTACCCCTCATCGTCTCGTGGTCATGCGGCACGCCAAGTCTTCGTGGTCCGCCCCGGAACCGGATCATCTTCGCCCGCTGAAGAAGCGGGGGAAGCGCGACGGCCTGGCGGCCGGGCAGTGGCTCGCGGACCACCTGGGACCGCTGGACCGTGTGCTCAGCTCACCCTCAGCACGGACCCGGCAGACCTGGGAACGTGCCCGGGCCGGCGGCGCGACAGCCGGCGAGGTCACCTTCCACGACCATCTCTACGGCGAGGGGGCGGGCGCATTCACCAGGCTGCTGCGCAAGCTGCCGGAATCGACCGGCA
Protein-coding sequences here:
- a CDS encoding gluconokinase — its product is MTHHIVVMGVSGSGKTTIGNLISEKLDLPYRDGDDLHPQANIDKMAAGTPLTDEDRWPWLELVGQWLTDHPDGGVIGCSSLKRSYRELIREAAPEVKFVHVHGTRDVLDKRMSRRPGHFMPTSLLDSQLETLEELGSDEPGRVFDIADPADVLAEKVVDWLN
- a CDS encoding nicotinamidase, giving the protein MNSPKTALVIVDVQNDFCPGGTLATGRGDDVARKIGGHQSARGADYAHIVATQDWHIDPGAHFSDHPDFVDSWPVHCVAGSEGAAMHEDVDTGTIEAYFRKGEYTAAYSGFEGAADGVALADWLKERGVEKLDVVGIATDHCVRATALDALDAGFEVRVLTDLCAPVDEARGEAALQELVKAGAQLS
- a CDS encoding SixA phosphatase family protein encodes the protein MPTPHRLVVMRHAKSSWSAPEPDHLRPLKKRGKRDGLAAGQWLADHLGPLDRVLSSPSARTRQTWERARAGGATAGEVTFHDHLYGEGAGAFTRLLRKLPESTGTALVLGHWPDVEELTRSLAPRDGHPGWESMDRKFPTSAIAVLEIPVQWAELAPGVATLVDYVVPRG